One Verrucomicrobiia bacterium DNA window includes the following coding sequences:
- a CDS encoding class I SAM-dependent methyltransferase: MEWLLAGGKLQRCRVAWLAEIPEPRRILLVGEGHGRFLEVCARRFPQATITCVDASGGMLRVAETRWRAAGGRPEAIEFVQAHLPEWSGGDGLFDLIVTNFFLDCFPAAQLGPVVAALARRAAPGAHWLIADFNVPARGWQRGRARLILASAYAFFRWATALPARQLIPPDEFLSAAGFFLTRRKLAEWGLLHADVWVRGA, from the coding sequence ATGGAATGGCTCCTCGCGGGCGGCAAACTGCAACGCTGCCGCGTGGCGTGGCTGGCGGAGATTCCCGAACCCCGGCGCATTTTGCTGGTGGGCGAGGGGCATGGCCGCTTCCTGGAGGTTTGCGCCCGCCGTTTTCCGCAGGCCACCATCACGTGCGTGGATGCCAGCGGCGGCATGTTGCGCGTGGCCGAAACCCGCTGGCGCGCGGCGGGCGGCCGGCCGGAGGCGATTGAATTCGTGCAGGCGCATCTGCCCGAATGGTCCGGCGGCGACGGATTGTTCGATCTGATCGTGACAAATTTCTTTCTCGACTGCTTCCCCGCGGCCCAGCTCGGACCGGTGGTGGCCGCGCTCGCGCGGCGGGCGGCGCCCGGTGCGCACTGGCTGATTGCCGATTTCAACGTGCCGGCGCGCGGCTGGCAACGCGGGCGGGCGCGGCTGATTCTGGCATCGGCGTATGCCTTTTTCCGCTGGGCCACGGCGCTGCCGGCGCGGCAGTTGATCCCGCCGGATGAATTCTTGAGCGCTGCCGGATTTTTCCTGACGCGGCGGAAACTGGCCGAATGGGGATTGCTGCACGCGGATGTCTGGGTGCGCGGCGCGTGA
- a CDS encoding DUF2934 domain-containing protein, translating to MATTNSNTTTQIADNETIARAAYLEWIKAGKPTGRDLEFWLKAEEKVRHSTTARPLPPRKDGGTTSRTALSRSKK from the coding sequence ATGGCAACGACAAATAGCAATACGACCACGCAAATCGCCGACAACGAAACCATCGCGCGCGCCGCTTATCTGGAATGGATCAAGGCGGGCAAACCGACGGGCCGGGATTTGGAGTTCTGGCTCAAGGCCGAGGAGAAGGTCCGTCACAGCACCACGGCCCGGCCGCTCCCGCCCCGGAAAGACGGCGGAACCACCAGCCGAACCGCCCTGTCGCGCTCGAAGAAATGA